From the genome of Deltaproteobacteria bacterium, one region includes:
- a CDS encoding TonB C-terminal domain-containing protein produces the protein MVPRFQPFEDTEFDRNFRRMFWVSLALHLAVIFFVAYSRRFVPPPVYYTPPSYTVDLVTLVHPKPVPKPAKKAAAKKAVPPKAKKAKAISLPDRNKTKTGPPPEKAAKKVAKKKVVPKKPPPKAYSEKEIDSSIANLKKRVAAKRLAERKALAARSRITSRLMEIRFKAYYNTIWEIIKDAWVIPEGVNVRRGLETVIGLTVAKDGRVLSIEIENSSGNDPFDQSAIRAIEKSSPLPPLPGDEKSMEVGIRFTPEESQ, from the coding sequence ATGGTACCTCGTTTTCAACCCTTTGAAGATACGGAATTCGATCGAAATTTCCGGCGGATGTTTTGGGTCTCCCTGGCACTCCATCTTGCCGTAATCTTTTTTGTTGCCTATTCGAGAAGATTCGTTCCCCCTCCTGTTTACTATACGCCGCCGTCTTATACGGTCGATCTTGTAACCTTGGTACATCCCAAACCGGTGCCCAAACCGGCAAAAAAAGCAGCTGCCAAAAAGGCGGTACCGCCGAAGGCGAAAAAGGCCAAAGCCATCTCCCTGCCCGACAGGAATAAAACAAAGACGGGGCCTCCTCCGGAAAAGGCGGCGAAAAAGGTGGCGAAGAAAAAAGTAGTCCCGAAAAAGCCGCCGCCCAAGGCGTACAGTGAAAAGGAGATCGATTCCTCCATTGCGAATTTGAAAAAACGGGTGGCGGCAAAACGTTTGGCCGAACGGAAGGCACTGGCCGCCCGCAGCAGGATCACAAGCCGGTTGATGGAGATCCGCTTCAAGGCCTATTACAATACGATCTGGGAGATCATTAAAGATGCCTGGGTGATCCCCGAAGGGGTCAATGTCCGGCGGGGTTTGGAGACCGTGATTGGGCTGACGGTCGCAAAAGACGGCCGGGTCTTGTCGATCGAAATTGAAAACAGCTCCGGCAACGATCCTTTCGACCAGTCCGCGATTCGAGCGATTGAAAAGAGCAGCCCCCTCCCTCCGCTGCCCGGCGATGAGAAATCAATGGAGGTCGGAATTCGCTTTACCCCCGAGGAGTCTCAATGA
- the tolR gene encoding protein TolR, with amino-acid sequence MGMTGNKEYSSMSEINVTPLVDVMLVLLIIFMVTAPMLQQGVDVDLPKTKASAIKFNKERLVVTVTKKKNIYINKTSFTVQELKKKLTRIRKANPTREVFLRADKSIPYGFVVKVMAAIKGAGIRKLGMVTEVSDIKS; translated from the coding sequence ATGGGCATGACAGGCAATAAAGAGTACAGCAGCATGTCGGAGATCAACGTCACTCCCCTGGTTGATGTCATGCTGGTTTTGTTGATTATCTTTATGGTAACGGCCCCCATGCTGCAGCAGGGGGTGGATGTTGATCTGCCCAAAACAAAGGCCTCGGCCATAAAGTTCAACAAGGAGCGCCTGGTCGTGACGGTGACGAAAAAGAAGAATATCTATATCAACAAGACCTCTTTCACCGTTCAGGAACTGAAGAAGAAATTGACCCGGATCCGCAAGGCGAACCCGACACGGGAGGTTTTCCTCCGGGCGGATAAAAGTATCCCCTACGGTTTTGTGGTAAAAGTCATGGCGGCGATCAAGGGGGCGGGGATCCGGAAGTTGGGGATGGTTACGGAAGTTTCGGACATCAAGAGCTGA